A genomic segment from Neodiprion lecontei isolate iyNeoLeco1 chromosome 1, iyNeoLeco1.1, whole genome shotgun sequence encodes:
- the LOC107220111 gene encoding obscurin isoform X8 — MAFTSSFISSSSKKKKEFSAELNRILVGGSTKAEESITTEIIRSSFEVSSEHYVVIKDYTAEGEDGVSVTVGDIVEAVEHAESAKVYVRTNDGKEGWVPSGVVKQSMISEESSTLTSQIRPEDSHYRREAVIKELVETEEEFGRDIQSVVERYLKPLDHPGVPRAVRDNKDLIFTNLRQIAEFHNTSFGRVLIEGVKYYADQPRMLGKTFLRLERDFDKHVAYCRDEPSAQEFLQSNDEVRDYFEELSQTLGDDKSVSEHLKLPIQRINDYQLLLKELVKYSTRLGEDCDDLQKALELMLGIPHRATDNKFISNIEGYKGNIHKLGRLLTHEWFSFIDKDNKSKERYLFLFKARILVCKVRRISEDRSVFVLKDIIRLPEVEVKDHPEDQRSFELHHTSPDAPGYPITLVAHKDLIKQYWLKEIRQYASDVVALAEHAADDLQLTEVQEDFKDSNHVKPEPVKVEPPKPEPRKTVSDPKPEPTKQITKAAKSEETKGSEKGQELIERKVGDEGNEMSGRYSSSRYSSASSRVIEEYSSVSSSRNGISSYTESSLSASASRKSSSAIGSEVTSESTNSYTTAIGGSNSISEVKTTKLALTKGDSGKPVFTKTIEGCNVEPIRAKQALIHAIAGESATFECTLNDNDSPSRMHWLKDNKPLDDKLADRVVTSAENNSTFKLEIANVSESDSGIYTARAVNSDGIATCTAQLIVHELTSEERKARAEANAPIFLVRLKDTELLENTYLRFMVKIKGDPNPDLKFYKDDVLIDSKNERIKIVTEKADKGFYELVIAAVQREDAGKYSCTAMNRFGETSCEAKVTVTDEKSVFAGLPEGLLEPGVEPQFQWLRDGQPFDPEERFKVLFKDSEDTLALVFQHVKPEDAGLYTCVAQTSTGNISCSAELTVQGSVNQLAKNPAKPKLETEFKQSEVNAGGSAMLDLQVQGFPKPEIKWTKDGEEILAGGRIKYLWEDEESLSLVIKQVTAKDAGTYTIKAKNELGEDSTQIELIVKSAPKVTKKMTDTTVMTEETVTMTVEIEGSPVPEVTWYKDGQLITESERIKITKDSKGAYSLTIKNTRIEDSGSYSIVAKNEISQTSEFWNFSVKSPPKIKRKLGEPKVINEGDSLTLLIEVEADPKPTVKWFKDGEVVSETERIKIVQDGDKYMLKITGAVSTDASTYKAEVSNKHGSSVDETKVNVRSAPRFKTKLKDVTANEGDLNIEFEVIIEGFPKPSIQWYLGDVEITETRKEYTRIEEGDNYKLIIKEVKTELSGKYTCKVKNEFGENESSSTLTVHSKPKIIKKLTDQKITEGDTLNLKFEVSGVPEPEVKWFKDGKDVSADARIKITRDTQRKESYDLTLNLVKGSDGGLYEVRAENQMGVVTSKSNVIVQTKSEEITEEKKTLKMEVTENVEIDEEAIAPKKVTKEDQAPPKQQATESESEGRVTLEKQSIQVIRGEGDTITISVASTTTHEAMLTASPEIVNSDLEDRKIFETQSTTFEIKATGVPKPEAKWFKDGKPIKISDRLKYTSSGDFFKLVLTNAQLEDAGVYQCKLSNKFGEKTLEGKLTVASTTEYRKPRFVEPLKDAVAPANDPVQLQAVLLADPVPDVVWSHGAKVISPTDRNVTLKLETKEVEDGLNECTFTLAIPRSSAENTGNYTLKAKNKWGEDESSARLDILIRPEIQEFRDLNAAPDELTQWEVVVEANPKPIIMWEKDGKALKTDDRIQTVEDAEKNKFKLVIKNLKLDDVGTYKVIAKNSQGQAAAQAQLKTHADAPQFINKLTDKSFKDQDDVQLKVRVSGLPKPQIKWLKDKTQITNDERYSITTDVEGQVVSSLLIKKFSAEDVAKITCIASNIAGTVDTSAQLSLAKSAPTFSRTLPRSAEVDEGEPLELKAKLEGSPIPSVKWFKNGEEVKPDGHIKIESLPDGTVKLTIENVKPTDCGAYKLIATNPNGDAAALCAVAVKPEPKKPSFVKGLEDAKAIVGQPLKLEAQVVAFPNPQIQWCKDGVPIRQTKEVNFSNDPNGLIGLSIDKVRPEDAGTYSLVVINKLGDITGVAKVEVEEKERKPAFLTTLQPLTVVEGFPAKLEVKTIGKPPAQLKWLHNGVEVIPDGQHIKIIDLPDGTHAFVIDKARPEDSGEYQAVATNNQGSASSKANVDVAGKGQSGRPEERPGFLSPMRDVSVEEGQPLVLSVPFVGNPIPDVSWTKDGEPVEPSDKVMITCDGKKVGLQINPSSLKDAGVYGCRLVSPLGEDATTATATVRKVFQEPTFTQKFTDLQQLPTYDAKFPARVDGIPRPEVSWYYNDKPILTDTDKYKIKRDGDACCLYVRNCTPADAGRYKCKAVNRQGEAECTANLEVVEKIEKKQKVEPPSFLKKIGDCEVYKAMTAKFTACITGYPEPEYEWFHNDTKVWPSDRIRMDKEGSGLLRLTIAGVYEGDVGKYSLRIFNPHGEDICHAEMTYDSLEPRTKKPLADQYTDFDKYQKSGAPLPLADRPIISRMMDRHLTLSWKPSIPIGPRTPVTYSVEMCELPDGDWFTARSGVRSCCCDIRNLEPFRDYKFRIRVENKYGISDPSPFAQTYRSKLEPEPPKFFPYLSPGIDFRPETSPYFPKDFDIEKPPHDGYAQAPKFLRQEWDTQYGVKNHNCNLFWFVYGYPKPNMQYYFNDELIEPGGRYDYSYTRNGQATLFINKMLDRDVGTYEAVATNEHGMARQRVRLEIAEYPTFIQRPDETIIMLRKSGRIEARVIGVPYPELKWYKDWKPLAPSSRIKIQFVEPDISILIINDAINKDEGLYSLSARNVAGAVSSSAMVHIEENEQEYGYKTYTRSREIKPRTKPLGDFYDLGDELGRGTQGVTYHAVERLTGRNYAAKVMHGRGELRPFMYNEMDIMNNLNHRKLIRLHDGYETDRTLTLVTELAAGGELVDNLVRQPYYTEGDIAGYIRQILWGLDYMHSNNYAHLGLTLGDLLISHPGGDDLKIGDFGLSRRITYGKLMTLAYGMPEYVAPEVANNEGVSYGADMWSLGIITYILLSGNSPFRGINDRETLTRIKEGRWEFDDRWSHISEDGRDFIRKLLVYQSDGRMDVSTALRHPWLNYADKMPLDPYRIPSENLRNYYNLYRDWYSNASCRTWYRRRRLSGAFEHPSKMVYPPGQSYTPSPSPDRNLTPRNRPPPRSWENNIPSREAIDTEIGVIKNESHYQYGPDTYLLQLRDTDFPVRLREYMKVASNRASGYSRTLLDDNSYDWRTPVIRERRRFTDVMDEEIDDERKARINKYGSADTYTLRRLRHELGTRLDSYAEAEALLETKKDGHMPFLREKPQILPIEAEKPARLVCLAVGNPKPSVQWFKNDLVIQEGNRVKVEEDNEGRSILTFNPAKDFDVGIYKVVARNKVGQTVARTRVLLATAPSSPDSPQTPEISDTEVLLRWKQPKDDGNSPILCYNVQYKPENAMDWIDLASNIDHEFYIVQDLKPKTKYYFRLAARNRIGWSEKGIPTGLIETKEEGTPKIQVTRAMKHLQQLTDAGQEIIIEDNKAGIDYSIEDKPLEWSNEGQLSEKYSFISELSRGQFSVVVKGVEKSSDRVIVAKILEIRPETEAQVANEYETLRSLRHERIAVLEAAYKAPGASVAVLIQEKLQGADVLTYLSSRHEYTENCVATIVTQILDALQYLHWRTLCHLDIQPDNIVMASVRSVQVKLVDFGSAHKVTKLGNSVPQVGHPEYRAPELLNEEPAYPQTDIWMVGVLTYVLLSGVSPFRGKDAEETRQNISYVRYRFEHLYKELSQEATRFLMLVFKRTPSKRPTAEECHEHRWLLPTEFMIKKRERAVFLGNRLKEYNEEYHQEKLKLASKSDNLASAFGSTRQLIRSNSIQEELLTN; from the exons GAGCTGGTGAAGTATTCGACCCGACTAGGCGAAGACTGCGACGACCTCCAGAAGGCTTTGGAGTTGATGCTAGGCATCCCTCACAGGGCAACAGATAATAAGTTTATAAGTAACATCGAGGGATACAAAGGGAATATACACAAGCTCGGGAGATTGCTGACTCAC GAATGGTTCAGTTTCATCGACAAGGACAACAAGAGTAAGGAACGATATTTATTCCTCTTCAAAGCCCGAATCCTCGTTTGCAAGGTCAGGCGCATTTCGGAAGACAGATCAGTATTCGTCTTGAAGGATATTATTCGA CTGCCGGAGGTAGAAGTAAAGGATCACCCTGAAGATCAGCGGAGCTTTGAGCTGCACCACACGAGTCCAGACGCGCCTGGCTATCCCATCACTTTAGTAGCTCACAAGGACCTCATTAAGCAGTACTGGCTCAAAGAGATACGCCAGTACGCCAGCGACGTAGTCGCACTCGCGGAACACGCTGCGGACGACCTGCAGCTGACGGAGGTGCAGGAAGACTTCAAGGACTCAAATCACGTCAAACCGGAACCGGTCAAAGTTGAACCCCCGAAACCCGAGCCACGGAAGACTGTTTCAGACCCCAAACCAGAACCTACGAAACAGATTACCAAGGCCGCCAAATCGGAGGAGACCAAAGGAAGTGAAAAGGGCCAGGAACTGATCGAGAGAAAAGTTGGAGACGAAGGTAACGAAATGTCGGGCCGGTACTCGTCAAGCCGGTACAGCTCCGCATCCTCCAGAGTGATTGAGg AGTACTCGTCCGTGTCAAGCAGCCGCAATGGCATCTCTTCCTATACGGAATCGTCGCTGTCGGCAAGTGCATCGAGGAAATCCTCCTCTGCAATTGGTTCAGAAGTCACGTCTGAAAGCACCAACTCGTACACCACTGCGATTGGGGGTTCGAACTCGATCAGTGAAGTGAAAACAACGAAGCTCGCCCTGACGAAGGGCGATTCCGGAAAACCAGTTTTCACTAAGACCATCGAAGGCTGCAACGTTGAAC CAATACGAGCAAAACAGGCATTGATACACGCAATAG CCGGAGAGAGCGCCACGTTCGAGTGTACATTGAACGATAATGACTCGCCGTCAAGGATGCACTGGCTTAAGGACAATAAGCCGTTAGATGACAAACTTGCGGACAGAGTGGTGACTAGTGCCGAAAACAACAGCACCTTCAAACTAGAGATTGCAAATGTCTCGGAATCTGACTCTGGAATTTACACTGCCAGAGCAGTCAATAGCGATGGCATAGCAACTTGTACCGCCCAACTCATAGTTCATGAAC TGACTTCTGAAGAACGGAAAGCCAGGGCGGAGGCGAACGCTCCGATATTCTTAGTGCGCCTGAAGGACACGGAACTTCTGGAGAACACTTACTTACGGTTCATGGTTAAGATCAAGGGTGATCCAAATCCTGATCTTAAATT CTACAAGGACGACGTCCTTATCGACTCGAAGAACGAACGTATCAAGATTGTAACTGAGAAAGCAGACAAGGGTTTTTACGAGTTAGTCATTGCAGCTGTCCAGCGAGAAGACGCTGGAAAATATTCGTGCACAGCGATGAATCGGTTCGGCGAAACGTCTTGCGAGGCCAAGGTTACTGTCACTGACGAAAAAAGCGTATTTGCTGGTCTTCCCGAAGGCTTACTAGAGCCCGGTGTGGAACCACAATTCCAATGGCTCAGAGACGGTCAACCGTTCGACCCGGAAGAGAGATTCAAAGTATTGTTCAAGGACAGCGAAGATACTCTGGCACTCGTTTTCCAACACGTGAAGCCAGAGGATGCAGGTTTGTACACTTGCGTTGCTCAAACCAGCACTGGAAACATTAGCTGCAGTGCCGAACTCACGGTCCAAGGGTCTGTGAACCAATTGGCGAAAAATCCCGCAAAACCCAAGCTGGAAACGGAGTTTAAACAGTCTGAAGTAAACGCAGGAGGATCTGCAATGCTCGACTTACAGGTTCAAGGTTTCCCCAAGCCTGAGATCAAGTGGACAAAGGACGGCGAAGAGATACTGGCCGGTGGAAGGATCAAATATCTATGGGAAGATGAGGAATCCCTCTCGCTTGTGATCAAGCAAGTCACAGCCAAGGATGCGGGCACTTACACGATCAAGGCCAAGAATGAATTGGGAGAGGACAGCACGCAGATTGAACTTATCGTAAAATCTGCACCAAAAGTTACGAAAAAAATGACGGACACTACCGTCATGACAGAGGAGACCGTAACAATGACTGTCGAGATCGAGGGATCACCTGTACCAGAAGTTACATGGTATAAGGATGGTCAGTTGATTACAGAATCGGAGCGTATCAAAATTACAAAGGACAGTAAGGGAGCGTACAGCCTGACCATAAAAAATACTAGAATCGAAGATTCCGGATCCTATTCCATAGTGGCCAAGAACGAAATTAGTCAAACTTCAGAATTCTGGAACTTCAGCGTGAAATCACCTCCGAAAATTAAAAGGAAACTTGGAGAACCGAAGGTCATCAATGAAGGTGACAGCCTGACATTGTTGATCGAAGTTGAGGCTGACCCAAAACCAACTGTTAAATGGTTTAAGGACGGAGAAGTAGTCAGTGAAACTGAGCGTATAAAAATAGTTCAAGATGGTGACAAGTACATGCTGAAGATCACCGGCGCCGTTAGTACCGACGCTTCGACTTACAAAGCGGAAGTTAGCAACAAGCACGGCTCGAGCGTTGATGAAACGAAAGTAAATGTACGCAGCGCGCCTCGATTCAAGACCAAACTGAAAGACGTAACGGCCAACGAAGGGGACTTGAACATAGAATTCGAAGTCATAATCGAAGGCTTCCCAAAACCGAGCATTCAATGGTACCTGGGTGACGTTGAAATCACGGAAACGCGGAAGGAGTATACTCGCATCGAAGAGGGAGATAATTACAAGCTCATTATCAAGGAAGTAAAGACTGAGTTGTCCGGCAAATACACTTGTAAAGTTAAAAACGAATTTGGAGAGAATGAAAGTAGCTCTACGCTAACTGTGCACAGTAAACCGAAGATCATAAAGAAGCTGACGGATCAAAAAATCACGGAGGGAGATACTTTGAACTTGAAATTCGAAGTGTCTGGCGTGCCAGAGCCTGAAGTAAAGTGGTTTAAGGATGGTAAGGACGTCTCTGCTGATGCGAGGATCAAAATCACTAGGGACACCCAACGTAAAGAGAGTTACGACTTGACGCTCAATCTTGTCAAGGGTTCCGATGGCGGGTTGTACGAGGTTCGAGCAGAAAATCAAATGGGTGTTGTCACCAGCAAGAGCAATGTCATTGTTCAAA CGAAATCAGAAGAAATTacagaagaaaagaaaacgctGAAGATGGAAGTGACTGAAAATGTCGAAATAGACGAGGAAGCTATAGCCCCAAAAAAAGTAACCAAAGAAGATCAAGCTCCACCTAAACAACAAGCTACGGAATCAGAATCTGAAg GTCGTGTCACACTGGAGAAACAGAGCATCCAAGTTATCCGAGGGGAGGGAGATACGATTACCATATCTGTTGCCTCCACCACTACTCACGAAGCTATGCTCACAG CTTCTCCGGAGATCGTCAATTCAGATCTTGAGGACCGCAAAATCTTCGAAACACAAAGTACAACCTTCGAGATCAAAGCAACTGGTGTACCAAAGCCTGAGGCTAAATGGTTCAAGGATGGCAAGCCAATTAAAATTAGTGATCGCCTTAAATACACGAGCAGTGGAGACTTTTTCAAACTCGTATTGACAAATGCACAGCTTGAAGATGCTGGTGTTTACCAGTGTAAATTGAGCAATAAATTTGGAGAAAAGACTCTGGAGGGAAAGTTGACAGTCGCTTCTACTACTGAGTATCGAAAGCCCAGATTCGTCGAACCATTGAAGGATGCTGTTGCACCGGCTAACGATCCGGTCCAACTGCAAGCAGTTCTGTTGGCTGATCCCGTCCCTGATGTCGTCTG GTCGCATGGCGCAAAGGTAATATCACCAACTGATCGAAACGTTACACTGAAACTGGAAACTAAGGAGGTCGAAGATGGATTAAATGAGTGCACGTTTACGCTCGCCATTCCTCGCAGTAGCGCTGAAAATACGGGCAATTACACTCTGAAAGCTAAGAACAAGTGGGGTGAAGATGAATCCAGT GCTCGTTTAGATATTCTGATTCGGCCTGAAATACAAGAATTCAGAGATTTGAATGCTGCACCTGATGAACTTACCCAGTGGGAAGTCGTAGTCGAGGCAAATCCAAAACCAATAATAATGTGGGAAAAAGATGGCAAGGCTCTCAAAACTGATGATCGCATTCAAACAGTGGAAGATGCGGagaagaataaatttaaacttgtcattaaaaatctgaaactggACGATGTAGGCACATATAAAGTCATCGCGAAAAATTCACAAGGTCAAGCTGCTGCACAAGCCCAGCTGAAGACTCATG cTGATGCACCACAGTTCATCAATAAACTGACCGACAAGTCATTCAAAGATCAAGACGACGTTCAGCTCAAAGTTCGAGTCAGCGGACTTCCCAAGCCTCAGATCAAGTGGCTCAAGGATAAAACACAGATCACAAACGACGAACGCTATAGCATTACGACTGATGTAGAAGGACAAGTAGTGAGCAGTCTTCTGATCAAAAAGTTTTCAGCCGAAGATGTGGCAAAGATAACTTGCATAGCATCCAATATCGCTGGAACAGTTGATACCTCTGCTCAACTTTCATTGGCGAAATCTGCGCCAACATTTAGTCGTACACTTCCTAGATCAGCTGAAGTTGACGAAGGCGAACCACTCGAGCTAAAAGCTAAGTTAGAGGGCAGTCCAATCCCTTCGGTAAAGTGGTTCAAAAACGGAGAAGAAGTCAAACCTGATGGCCATATAAAAATAGAGTCTCTGCCCGATGGTACTGTTAAGCTCACAATCGAAAATGTCAAGCCAACTGATTGCGGAGCCTATAAATTAATTGCCACCAATCCAAACGGAGACGCTGCTGCTTTGTGTGCCGTGGCTGTGAAGC cTGAGCCAAAGAAGCCAAGCTTTGTCAAAGGTCTGGAGGATGCCAAGGCTATAGTAGGCCAGCCTTTGAAATTGGAAGCTCAAGTGGTAGCATTTCCTAATCCTCAAATACAATGGTGCAAAGATGGTGTACCAATTAGACAAACTAAAGAAGTCAACTTTTCTAATGATCCAAATGGATTGATCGGATTGTCAATTGACAAAGTGCGACCAGAAGATGCTGGCACTTACAGCTTGGTGGTAATAAATAAGCTGGGAGATATCACTGGCGTTGCAAAGGTAGAAGTTGAGGAAAAGGAACGGAAGCCGGCCTTCTTAACTACCCTACAGCCACTTACGGTCGTTGAAGGTTTCCCTGCCAAACTGGAAGTGAAAACTATTGGAAAGCCACCCGCACAGCTCAAGTGGCTCCATAATGGCGTAGAG GTCATACCAGACGGTCAACATATCAAGATAATAGATTTACCAGATGGAACACACGCATTTGTTATCGACAAAGCGAGACCTGAAGATTCTGGAGAGTACCAGGCGGTTGCCACTAATAATCAGGGCTCAGCTTCTAGCAAGGCGAATGTAGATGTTGCTGGAAAAGGTCAAAGTGGTCGTCCAGAAGAGAGACCTGGTTTCTTGAGTCCGATGCGTGATGTATCCGTTGAAGAAGGACAACCTTTGGTACTCAGTGTGCCATTTGTTGGTAATCCAATTCCCGATGTCAGTTGGACCAAAGATGGAGAACCCGTTGAACCAAGCGATAAAGTGATGATAACTTGCGACGGAAAAAAAGTTGGTCTCCAAATCAACCCATCATCTCTCAAGGATGCCGGAGTTTACGGATGCCGTTTAGTCAGTCCTCTTGGTGAGGATGCTACCACCGCAACAGCTACCGTTCGAAAGGTATTCCAAGAACCAACGTTCACTCAAAAGTTTACGGACTTACAACAATTGCCAACGTACGACGCTAAATTCCCTGCTCGCGTGGACGGCATACCTCGGCCAGAAGTATCATGGTACTATAACGATAAACCAATTCTGACTGATACTGACAAGTACAAGATAAAACGAGACGGAGACGCGTGTTGCCTCTATGTAAGAAACTGTACACCAGCCGATGCTGGACGATACAAGTGCAAAGCTGTAAATAGACAAGGGGAAGCCGAATGCACCGCAAATTTGGAAGTTGTAGAAAAGAT tgagaaaaaacagaaagttGAACCTCCGTCCTTCCTCAAGAAGATCGGAGATTGTGAAGTGTACAAAGCAATGACGGCTAAATTTACAGCCTGCATTACAGGATATCCTGAACCAGAATACGAATGGTTCCACAATGACACTAAAGTGTGGCCGTCCGATAGAATCCGCATGGACAAAGAGGGCAGTGGTCTTCTACGACTAACCATTGCTGGTGTTTACGAAGGCGATGTAGGGAAATACAGTTTGAGGATATTCAACCCTCATGGCGAAGATATTTGTCACGCTGAGATGACCTACGACT CCCTTGAGCCTCGGACGAAGAAACCTTTGGCAGACCAGTATACGGACTTTGACAAGTACCAAAAATCGGGTGCACCACTACCGTTAGCAGACAGACCGATCATCAGTCGTATGATGGATAGACACTTGACACTTTCGTGGAAACCATCAATCCCAATCGGACCAAGAACACCTGTGACCTACTCTGTCGAAATGTGTGAATTGCCGGATGGCGACTGGTTTACCGCACGTTCTGGCGTCAGAAGTTGTTGTTGCGATATTCGTAATCTGGAACCGTTCCGTGATTACAAATTCAGGATTCGAGTGGAAAACAAATACGGCATCAGCGATCCATCTCCGTTTGCTCAAACTTATAGATCTAAATTAGAACCTGAGCCACCTAAGTTCTTCCCTTATTTATCTCCGGGTATTGATTTCCGACCTGAAACCAGTCCCTACTTCCCTAAGGACTTTGATATTGAAAAACCACCTCACGATGGTTACGCTCAGGCACCGAAATTCTTGAGGCAAGAATGGGACACTCAGTACGGTGTTAAAAACCATAATTGCAATCTATTTTGGTTCGTGTATGGATACCCAAAGCCAAATATGCAATATTATTTCAACGACGAGCTAATCGAACCTGGAGGACGCTATGACTACAGCTATACCCGAAACGGGCAAGCTACCTTATTCATAAACAAAATGTTAGACAGGGATGTAGGCACGTATGAAGCTGTAGCAACTAATGAACATGGAATGGCAAGACAGCGAGTTCGTCTAGAAATTGCTGAATACCCTACATTTATTCAGCGTCCTGATGAGACCATTATTATGTTGAGAAAATCAGGAAGGATTGAAGCCCGCGTTATTGGTGTTCCATATCCAGAACTTAAGTGGTATAAAGACTGGAAACCGCTAGCCCCATCGTCCAGAATCAAG ATCCAATTCGTCGAACCTGATATTTCCATTCTGATCATCAATGATGCCATTAACAAAGACGAGGGTTTATATTCGCTTAGTGCCCGCAATGTCGCAGGCGCAGTTTCAAGTTCAGCTATGGTCCATATAGAAGAAAACGAGCAAGAGTATGGATATAAAACGTACACCAGGAGCCGAGAAATCAAACCACGCACTAAACCACTTGGAGATTTCTACGATTTGGGTGATGAATTGGGACGCGGAACTCAGGGTGTAACATATCATGCGGTGGAAAGATTAACTGGACGTAACTACGCAGCGAAAGTTATGCACGGCCGCGGCGAGCTAAGACCATTTATGTACAACGAAATGGATATTATGAATAATCTCAATCATCGCAAACTCATTCGCTTGCACGATGGCTATGAAACAGACCGGACTTTGACACTAGTTACAGAATT AGCTGCTGGTGGAGAATTGGTGGATAATTTGGTACGTCAACCATATTATACAGAGGGTGATATCGCTGGGTACATTAGGCAGATACTATGGGGCCTGGACTACATGCATAGCAATAATTATGCCCACCTCGGTTTAACT CTTGGAGACCTTCTGATTTCTCATCCAGGCGGAGATGATCTAAAGATTGGAGACTTTGGATTATCCAGACGAATTACTTATGGAAAACTAATGACACTGGCATATGGAATGCCAGAATACGTTGCACCAGAAGTGGCCAATAACGAAGGTGTGAGCTATGGTGCTGACATGTGGTCCCTCGGTATTATTACGTATATCCTCTTGTCTGGAAATTCTCCATTCCGGGGTATCAATGATAGGGAAACTTTGACGAGAATCAAAGAGGGCAGATGGGAATTTGACGATAGGTGGTCACACATATCTGAGGATGGAAGAGATTTCATTAGAAAACTTCTAGTCTATCAATCTGATGGACGAATGGATGTTTCGACAGCACTGCGTCATCCTTGGCTCAATTATGCAGATAAAATGCCATTGGACCCATACAGAATACCATCTGAAAATTTGAGGAATTACTACAATCTCTACAG GGATTGGTACAGCAACGCATCGTGTCGCACGTGGTATCGTAGAAGGAGGTTGAGTGGAGCATTCGAACACCCATCTAAGATGGTTTATCCTCCTGGACAAAGTTACACTCCATCGCCCAGCCCTGACAGAAACCTTACTCCAAGAAACAGGCCACCTCCACGATCATGGGAAAATAATATTCCGTCGAGAGAAGCAATCGATACAGAGATTGGAGTTATCAAAAACGAAAGCCA CTATCAGTATGGACCTGATACATATTTGCTACAGCTGCGAGACACTGATTTCCCTGTGCGTTTGCGTGAGTATATGAAGGTGGCGTCTAACCGAGCGTCAGGATACTCACGTACTCTTCTTGATGACAACAGTTATGATTGGAGG ACACCAGTCATCCGGGAGCGACGTCGCTTCACTGACGTTATGGATGAAGAAATTGACGATGAACGTAAAGCTAGAATCAACAAATATGGATCAGCAGATACATACACCTTAAGACGTTTACGTCATGAGCTGGGAACTCGTCTGGACAGCTATGCTGAAGCGGAGGCTTTACTAGAGACAAAGAAAGATGGACATATGCCATTCTTGCGTGAAAAACCACAAATTTTACCCATCGAAGCTGAGAAACCAGCACGGCTGGTATGCCTCGCAGTTGGTAATCCTAAGCCATCGGTTCAGTGGTTCAAAAATGATTTAGTTATTCAAGAGGGAAACAGAGTTAAAGTTGAAGAAGACAACGAAGGCAGATCAATTTTGACATTCAACCCTGCAAAAGACTTCGATGTAGGAATATACAAAGTCGTAGCCAGAAACAAGGTAGGGCAAACAGTTGCCCGAACAAGAGTACTCCTTGCGACAGCTCCATCGTCTCCTGATTCTCCACAAACACCAGAAATTTCTGACACTGAAGTTTTACTAAGATGGAAACAGCCCAAGGATGATGGAAACTCCCCTATACTGTGCTACAACGTGCAGTATAAACCCGAAAACGCAATGGATTGGATTGACCTCGCTAGCAACATTGatcatgaattttatattGTTCAAGACCTGAAGCCAAAGACGAAGTATTATTTCAGACTTGCCGCTAGAAATCGTATTGGTTGGAGTGAGAAGGGAATTCCAACAGGTTTGATAGAAACAAAGGAAGAAGGTACGCCCAAAATTCAAGTTACCCGTGCCATGAAGCACCTGCAACAACTAACTGACGCCGGgcaagaaataattattgaagaCAATAAAGCGGGTATCGATTATAGCATCGAAGATAAACCTTTGGAATGGTCAAACGAGGGTCAACTGAGCGAGAAATATAGCTTTATATCGGAACTATCCCGTGGACAGTTCTCCGTTGTTGTAAAGGGAGTCGAAAAATCTTCGGACAGAGTGATTGTGGCTAAGATTTTAGAAATTCGGCCAGAAACCGAAGCTCAAGTTGCAAACGAATACGAAACATTGCGATCTTTGAGACACGAAAGAATAGCAGTCTTAGAAGCAGCTTACAAAGCGCCAGGAGCTTCGGTTGCTGTTTTAATTCAAGAAAAACTTCAGGGTGCTGATGTCTTGACCTACTTATCTAGCCGCCATGAGTACACGGAAAATTGTGTCGCCACAATTGTGACACAAATTTTGGATGCATTGCAATATCTCCACTGGAGAACTTTGTGCCACCTAGATATTCAACCCGACAATATCGTGATGGCCTCAGTCCGTTCTGTACAAGTAAAACTAGTAGATTTTGGATCTGCTCATAAAGTTACTAAATTAGGAAACTCAGTTCCTCAAGTAGGACACCCAGAATACAGAGCACCGGAGTTGTTGAATGAAGAACCAGCCTATCCACAAACGGATATATGGATGGTCGGTGTTCTTACTTATGTTCTTTTATCAGGAGTCTCTCCATTCCGAGGAAAAGATGCGGAAGAGACAAGACAAAATATCAGTTATGTTAGGTACCGATTTGAACACCTCTACAAAGAGTTGAGCCAAGAAGCAACTAGATTCCTCATGCTCGTATTCAAACGAACTCCTAG CAAACGACCAACTGCGGAAGAATGCCATGAGCACAGATGGTTACTGCCAACGGAGTTTATGATCAAGAAACGAGAGAGAGCGGTATTCCTTGGTAACCGACTGAAGGAATACAATGAAGAATATCATCAGGAAAAACTTAAATTAGCTTCGAAAAGTGACAACTTAGCATCGGCATTCGGCTCCACGCGACAACTTATCAGATCGAACAGCATACAAGAAGAATTGCTTACCAACTAA